In a genomic window of Bemisia tabaci chromosome 1, PGI_BMITA_v3:
- the asun gene encoding integrator complex subunit 13 — translation MVGKLYPANHKTVFVLDHTPYFGIPCEHYIDFDFPKNRTPGFIPLAPISKSLWTCSIEATVEYCRIVWDLFPQEKLVRVIASDSRAYILNSWSMDQQNVNHLLNAASIGVPPRPKPGSSMEYSVVHGLRSAIECMCEYTPKQQEKQSQLTDGSKILNRCRVICITSTRDDASIKSLEELFMNDLIQLNKAASQSDLLTPVHHCHLVIINTYPNNLESIAVTPRPTRDISPLLSSEVHVIKAGLGISSKLSQLILNHYDLASTTVTGIPMKEEQNANSSANYDVEIFHASQAHTAFLRGDLADTMLIRTPKEGAEYDTITLKWCTPRNLSSAEMHNCTTMHRITPTDVNSRPSSCLINFLLNGRSVMLEMLRRTGGKAISHLLTAHGGEIFIHTISMGRSILEDPPSISEGQGGRITDYRITDFGALMQANKLFPLSKYLEKTGDPTPLERMKAQLDRHTKYWPLTISSTCIFSYKQFMEPLLSLMLKTDLTDDEVFQCKQCIFVLIGLEAKHEPLQIPNIGQRGKGPKKEEQYRVMWNELESYLRAHSHTDQHRQVLQCLLECKNKSGAIDDEKLKKMETVELDQALRELDQLVKQPEATRTSDSMRVTVIRATTDSPMSPPPSASIPSSFFSKSRSNSGSYSVPHSILDLWDTKSAFEIRTRPQFAGRTVAEPAPGGNFVSKLYPNLKLESGKENSAAPQPEA, via the exons ATGGTCGGGAAGTTGTACCCAGCAAATCACAAGACAGTTTTCGTTTTGGATCACACGCCGTACTTCGGTATTCCCTGTGAACATTACATTGATTTTGACTTTCCTAAGAACAGGACACCAGGGTTTATTCCGCTGGCTCCTATCTCAAAATCTCTGTGGACATGCAGTATCGAAGCCACTGTTGAGTACTGTAGGATAGTGTGGGACTTGTTCCCCCAAGAAAAGTTG GTCAGAGTTATAGCAAGTGATTCTCGGGCCTACATCCTCAATTCATGGAGTATGGATCAGCAGAATGTTAATCAT CTGTTGAATGCTGCATCAATTGGAGTCCCACCCAGACCAAAACCTGGCTCTAGTATGGAATATTCGGTAGTCCATGGATTGAGGTCAGCCATTGAATGCATGTGTGAATATACTCCTAAGCAACAAGAGAAACAATCACAATTGACAGATGGCAGCAAg ATTCTAAATCGATGTAGAGTGATTTGTATCACATCAACCAGAGACGATGCCAGCATAAAAAGTTTAGAAGAACTGTTTATGAATGACCTCATTCAGCTGAATAAAGCAGCCTCTCAGTCAGATCT gttGACACCTGTTCATCATTGTCATTTAGTCATCATCAATACCTACCCAAATAATCTAGAAAGTATAGCTGTTACCCCTCGACCCACACGAGAT ATATCACCTCTTTTATCTTCAGAAGTTCATGTCATCAAAGCGGGCCTTGGAATATCAAGCAAATTGTCCCAATTAATATTGAACCATTATGATCTAGCATCAACAACAGTGACCGGAATTCCTATGAAAGAGGAGCAGAATGCAAACTCATCAGCAAACTATGATGTGGAAATATTTCATGCCTCTCAAGCTCACACAGCATTCCTAAGAG GTGATTTAGCTGATACAATGTTAATCAGGACTCCTAAAGAAGGTGCAGAGTATGACACTATTACCCTAAAATGGTGCACTCCTCGCAACTTATCCTCTGCTGAAATGCATAATTGCACAACAATGCACCGTATTACACCAACAGATGTCAATAG CCGGCCTTCATCTTGTCTGATCAATTTTCTTCTAAATGGGCGATCAGTGATGTTAGAAATGCTACGGAGGACAGGAGGAAAAGCAATCTCTCATCTGTTAACTGCGCATGGAGGTGAAATATTTATTCATACCATTAGTATGGGCAGGAGTATTTTGGAAGATCCACCTAGTATCAGTGAAGGACAAGGAGGTCGTATCACTGATTATCGAATAACG GATTTTGGCGCTCTGATGCAAGCAAACAAATTATTCCCTCTGAGTAAGTACCTTGAAAAAACCGGTGACCCCACACCCTTGGAACGAATGAAAGCTCAACTGGACCGGCATACAAAATATTGGCCTCTTACAATCTCGTCAACCTGTATCTTCAGCTACAAACAGTTTATGGAGCCTCTCCTCTCACTTATGCTGAAGACAGATCTCACTGATGATGAGGTTTTCCAGTGCAAACAGTGCATCTTTGTTTTAATCGGCCTTGAAGCAAAGCATGAGCCTCTTCAAATTCCAAATATTGGACAGCGAGGGAAAGGTCCAAAAAAAGAGGAACAGTATCGAGTAATGTGGAATGAGTTGGAATCTTATCTCCGAGCGCACAGTCATACGGACCAGCATCGGCAGGTACTCCAGTGTCTGTTGGAGTGCAAAAATAAGAGTGGTGCCATTGATGATGAGAAGTTAAAAAAGATGGAAACTGTAGAATTGGACCAGGCATTGCGGGAATTAGATCAACTAGTCAAGCAGCCAGAAGCAACAAGAACATCTGACTCCATGAGGGTTACAGTGATCCGGGCTACAACTGATTCTCCCATGTCTCCGCCACCATCTGCATCGATTccctcatcatttttctctaaatccCGTTCTAATTCAG GGTCTTATTCTGTTCCGCATTCAATTTTAGATCTTTGGGACACAAAATCAGCCTTTGAAATTAGGACGCGACCACAGTTTGCAGGGCGCACAGTGGCAGAACCAGCACCTGGTGgcaattttgtttcaaaattatatccCAATCTTAAACTTGAGtctggaaaagaaaattctgctgCTCCACAACCAGAAGCTTAa